Part of the Ruania alba genome is shown below.
GACGTCGCCGCAGCCAACCCGACGGGGAGGAACTGGTTCCAGCTGTACATGTGGAAGGACCGGGACCGCTCGATGGCCCTGGTGAACCGCGCCGCCGAGGCCGGTTACGACACCCTCCTGGTCACCGTGGACGTCCCCGTGGCGGGTGCCCGCCTGCGGGACAAGCGCAACGGGATGACGATCCCGCCTTCACTCAGCGTCAAGACGGTGCTGAACGCGATCCCGCGCCCGGCCTGGTGGATCGACTTCCTCACCACCGAACCGCTCGCGTTCGCCTCCCTGGACCGGTGGTCCGGCACCGTGGCCGAGCTGCTGGACAGCATGTTCGACCCGACCGTGGACTTCGAGGACCTGCGCTGGGTCTCCGAGCAGTGGCCCGGCAAGGTCGTGGTCAAGGGCATCCAGACCCTCGAGGACGCCCGCCGGGTGGCCGAGCTCGGCGTCGACGGCATCGTGCTCTCCAACCACGGCGGCCGCCAGCTCGACCGCGCCCCGATCCCGTTCCACCTGCTGCCCGAGGTGGCCACCGAGCTCGGCGACCAGCTCGAGATCATCCTCGACACCGGCATCATGAGCGGCGCCGACATCGTCGCTTCGCTCGCCCTCGGTGCCGACTTCACGCTCGTGGGCCGCGCCTACCTCTACGGCCTGATGGCCGGGGGCCGCGAGGGTGTGGACCGAATGATCGAGATCCTCGGCTCCGAGGTCGAGCGCACGATGAAGCTGCTCGGCGTCTCCTCGGTGGCCGAGCTCGAGCCTGCGCACGTGACCCAGCTGCGCCGGCTGCTGCCGATCGAGCACGGGGTTCCCGCCCGCACCCGCTGACGCTCCGCCGGATTCCAGCGCACGACGGCGGCCGGTCGCCATGCGAGGCGTGCGCTCACCCGGGGTGCGTGCCCGGGTGAGCGCCGCCGTCAGCGGGTGAGTGAGGTGTCCCCGCACAGGTGCACCGGCACGCCCAGGGCGTCGAAGAGCGCGGCCTTCGCCGTGAGTGCGCGGTCGGCGGTCTCGGCGTCGGGTGCGTAGACGACGTTCAGGTGGTTGGCCTTGTGCCGCGCCATGAACTGGTCTCGGCTGACCCCGTGCAGCACCGCGTGCATGATCGGCCACTCCGGGTTGGTGGCCTCCTTGCGGCGCCGGGTCTCCTCCTCGGGCAGCGCGACCACCGAGGCGCGGCCCATGTCCACCTGGAGCTTGCCCTCGGCGATGTAGACCCGCGACCAGACGATCTCGCCCGGCTTGGAGATCCCGTTGATCGTGGAGCCGCCGGCGGGGAAGAACACCGGGCCCTGCCGCCAGCCCTCGGCGTCGGCGTAGCCGTTCTCGAAGTGTGACGGCGGCACCGAGCCGGAGATCTCGAAGACCCAGACGAACTGACCGTCGTACTCCTCGCCCCAGCGCACGTCGTGCAGCGTGGTGGCCGGGTCCAGGCCCATCGCGGTCCAGATCCGGTTCGTCACCAGCGCGTCCACGGCCACGCCCTCGTCCGCCTCGTTGAAGTGGGGCAGCGCCTTGTCCTCCCAGAGCACGTGCTCGCCGTCGCGGGAGCGTACCGGCGGGCGGGAGACGTTGTTCAGCAACCCCTCGGGCAGGTCGGAGGCGGGGGAGAGGTCCTTCAGCCCTTGCTGGTACTGGATGCCCACGGCGTCCAGCCCGAAGTCGTCGGCGATCCGCAGTGCCGCGATGTACATCTTGTGCTGCCAGCGCAGCTGGTCCATGGTGAGCTCGGTGGCGTCGTCGGTGCCGGTGCGGAAGGTCATCCCGGCCTCCTCGAGCCAGGCCTGTACCTCGTCCGCCTCACTATCGGGCACCCGCTGCATCTCGGCCCACAGCGCCGACTGGGAGAGCCGCTCCTTGTAGATGCCGAGCCCGTTCAGCAACTCGTCGTCGAAGATGGCGTTGTACATGCCCATGCAGCCCTCGTCGAAGACACCGATGATGGCCTTCTCGCGCTGCAGTTGTGCGGCCAGCGCCCTGCCCAGCTCGGTCTCGGCGCTGTCCGGCAGCGCGGGAAGCGGGTGTACGTGCGAGGCGTCGTGGGTGATCGTGCCGGTCTGGACCCAGGTAGCGATCGCGTCGTGGAACCACTGGTCGGTACCGTCCACGGTCCACACCGTGGAGTACGGCTTGCCCATCTTCGTCATCCCGGCGTTGATGCCGAGCAGGCCGACCAGGCCCGGCCAGTCACCGGCAAAGTTCGCGGCGGTGAGGATCGGGCCGCGGTGGGTGCGCAGGCCGGCGAGGATGTGGTGGCTGTACTGCCACACCGCCTCGGCCACGATCAGCGGGGCGTCCGGTGGAATCCGCGTGAACACCTCCAGTCCCATCCGCTGGCTGGAGATGAATCCGTGCCCGGTGGCCGGGTCCACGTCATTGGCGCGGATGACCTGCCAGCCGTGGGCGGCGAAGGCGTCGGTGATGATGCGCTCGAGCTCGACCTGGGTGGGCCAGCCGGCGCTGTTCGCGGACTCACGCAGGTCGCCGGAGGCCACCAGGTAGGCGGTCTTCTCCGGCGCTGCGGGCGGTTCGGCGAGGGTGGGGAGGGTATAGGTGGGGGTCGTCATGACCCCATCGTGCCCGTAATCGATTACCGAGACAAGGGGGCATCGGGAGCCGGGACGTCCTGGACGACGGCCCGAGCCGGTCGTTGTGGATCGGCGAACCGCTCCAGCAACAGATGAGCGGCTGCCGTGCCGAGGTCGCGCGGGTTCAGCGGCAGCAGGTGGATGTCCGTGGTGCGGGACGTGGCGAACGGCAGATCGCCGATGATCCCGACGCCGAGTGCCGGCCCCGTGATCGGGGCAGCTGACCCGCCTGGGCGAGGGACGCCGTCGGGAGCGGGCACCGGCACACCGTGCCGGTCGGCCAGGGCGCGCAGCACTCCGACGCCCACCAGATTGTTCGTCGCCACGACCGCATCGCACTCGACCCGGTCGAGCAGGTCGCCCAGGGCGTCGTAGCCGCCGTCCACGCGGAAGTTCGCGTGCACCAGCTGGTCCTCCTCGGCAGGAAGGCCGGCCTCGGCGAGCGCATGCCGCCACCCGTCGGCCCGCTCGACGGCGGTGCTCGTGCTGCGAGGTCCCGTCACGCAGGCGATCCGCCGGA
Proteins encoded:
- a CDS encoding alpha-hydroxy acid oxidase, translated to MVQRRVPKVRDLAPLLQFKRPELDGRKRRLDAALTIDDLRTIAQRRTPKAAFDYTEGAAEKELSLARARQAFEDVEFHPAILRNVADVDTSVDVLGGSSALPFGIAPTGFTRMMQTEGEIAGATAARSAGIPFSLSTMGTASIEDVAAANPTGRNWFQLYMWKDRDRSMALVNRAAEAGYDTLLVTVDVPVAGARLRDKRNGMTIPPSLSVKTVLNAIPRPAWWIDFLTTEPLAFASLDRWSGTVAELLDSMFDPTVDFEDLRWVSEQWPGKVVVKGIQTLEDARRVAELGVDGIVLSNHGGRQLDRAPIPFHLLPEVATELGDQLEIILDTGIMSGADIVASLALGADFTLVGRAYLYGLMAGGREGVDRMIEILGSEVERTMKLLGVSSVAELEPAHVTQLRRLLPIEHGVPARTR
- a CDS encoding fucose isomerase → MTTPTYTLPTLAEPPAAPEKTAYLVASGDLRESANSAGWPTQVELERIITDAFAAHGWQVIRANDVDPATGHGFISSQRMGLEVFTRIPPDAPLIVAEAVWQYSHHILAGLRTHRGPILTAANFAGDWPGLVGLLGINAGMTKMGKPYSTVWTVDGTDQWFHDAIATWVQTGTITHDASHVHPLPALPDSAETELGRALAAQLQREKAIIGVFDEGCMGMYNAIFDDELLNGLGIYKERLSQSALWAEMQRVPDSEADEVQAWLEEAGMTFRTGTDDATELTMDQLRWQHKMYIAALRIADDFGLDAVGIQYQQGLKDLSPASDLPEGLLNNVSRPPVRSRDGEHVLWEDKALPHFNEADEGVAVDALVTNRIWTAMGLDPATTLHDVRWGEEYDGQFVWVFEISGSVPPSHFENGYADAEGWRQGPVFFPAGGSTINGISKPGEIVWSRVYIAEGKLQVDMGRASVVALPEEETRRRKEATNPEWPIMHAVLHGVSRDQFMARHKANHLNVVYAPDAETADRALTAKAALFDALGVPVHLCGDTSLTR
- a CDS encoding LacI family DNA-binding transcriptional regulator; translated protein: MARIVDVASHAGVSTATVSRVLNGKDVNPELAARVRTSVELLGYVPDRTARSLRRRASDVVALVLPDVENPFFTAVARGVEDVAQEAGYSVVLCNTDDDPAKESRYLSVAEHENMAGVLIAPATHTPTLEALRTRGRGVVVLDRHIDDDVDQVAFDNEALGRRATSMLIDQGFRRIACVTGPRSTSTAVERADGWRHALAEAGLPAEEDQLVHANFRVDGGYDALGDLLDRVECDAVVATNNLVGVGVLRALADRHGVPVPAPDGVPRPGGSAAPITGPALGVGIIGDLPFATSRTTDIHLLPLNPRDLGTAAAHLLLERFADPQRPARAVVQDVPAPDAPLSR